ATCAGCACTATTTAATGGATAATCTAACCTCGAGTATGCTCAATTCCTACGTTTAAATGTCACACGAACACGACATGTTATATCTCTTCCTTGTATCTTCGTTCCCAGGTGGCACTGGATTTTTGGGTAAAATTCTCGTGGAGAAATTATTGCGAAGCTGTCCAGAGCTGTCAACGATTTACCTTCTGATTCGAACAAAGAAGGGCAAAGACGTCCATAATCGGCTAGACGATATCTTCAACGATTCCGTAAGCAAATTAAATCATTGATATATTGTCGTAAAGATACTTTATCGTGTACCAAAGTCTCAATACGATTTACTGATCGAATGCCGCAATCGTCTCGATTACGACTCGAAAGCCCATTGCAATATTGAGCACGACCATTGGCCCAGCTTTAACCTAATACTTAATTTCCAGTTGcgcaaaattattttaatttttataccacGCGTGTGttctaagagaaaaaaagaaacttctgGTGTATCGAAACCAGCGAAATAATCGACAGTTTACGACGCTCGGACGATTTAAAACTCGACTAGACGAGCATAACGACAATATTTGGAAATCTTTCTTAGAGGTATGCCCTTAGgctgaaattattatatgatTCATGAGTATACAAAAAACATCGTACAGAAAAAGGCGCAACATCCGTCAGTATtcatatgtaatatattatattattatgcatAATAAATTCACGCACTTTGTAAGATGTCTGTTAATTGCAAAGTCGAAGCACTCTCTGCGTaatcttcgttttttcaaaatgaatatGAGCAAATATTGAATGCGTTTATGTGTAAATTAAGCATCAGGTCTGAAATGtctaaaaaaacatgaaataccAAAACGTGTTTCAAGGACCCAGCCAAAACACAAAGCGGATCTCAGAATCAATATCAATTAGCTTATCCATTAGGTATCTACCTCACAAAAGAGGCTGTAAGAATAAATTCAAACATCATTTAGAATATTATGATACACATTACACGACGTTACATATAGTTACGCGTAATGAAGGTGGATCATCTTTGCTGGCTAGTCTTTCCGTTAACAGGTGATCAATCTACTATATACTGTAAATAAACcaacgaaattttgaaaaagcaaCGATTCGCAGGGTGGATCAGAACTTAAGGTAACAATTGGTATCGCGCAAAGCGTATGGATAAAGAAAAGCGTGTAAATATGCTGCTTGGACGGTTGAACGCGAATCTGACACTTTTTCGGAGTCTGAAAGCACAAGTATGAAACGATTCATGATAGAGAGAGGATGTTAATTATGTTTCACATTGCTAATCTACCGCAGTTTCTTATTCGCTGCAGACAACTATGAACTTTACATTGGTCAACGAATCCACAGCGTGAGATCATGATTTAAAAGTATAGtttgacattgaaaaaattaaaaaactaacTTCTTTCCGTATTCATTTATCcaagcataaaaatttttgtattgctTCTAATAATCAATATGTAAAACCGGTTAATACAGGCCTTGATAAAATATACTGTAATTGCCAATGCGTTGATATTAATTTCTGCtccaaaataaataaacacatTGAATGCTCTACTTTTAACGCGATAGATACAGGAAGGACCAAAGCGTCTCTTGACAGTTTCTAGTTAATCAGACTCCAGATTCCTGCATATATATGTTACCGAACGTGCCTAAGCAAAACTTTCTATTACGCGAGACCGGTGACCACACGGTCAAACAGTCAAGCTGGCCAACTTATGGCCAACAACGTACGAAATTAGTGGATCAAAACACTTTTAACCGGCGAATACCCGCcgattttcagtattttaatttaatggCGATGCTTTTGTAACAGATCTTCGATCGTCTGAAGTCAGAACAGCCCAAATACCGGCACAAGGTAGTCGTAGTTTCCGGCGACTGCAGCTTGCCCAACTTGGGCTTGTCCAACGACGACAGAGAGCTTTTAACTCGCGAAGCTTCCATCGTTTTTCACGTTGCCGCGACGGTGCGATTCGACGAACAACTCAAGTACGCCACTGCGATTAACGTCAACGGCACGAAGGAGGTGCTCGACATCTGTCGATCCATGTACAATTTAAAAGTGAGTACGACCGGCGTTAATAAGCATCGATCTTTTTTCCACGACTTCGTTTCCTTTGTCGATTATCGCGATACTTAAGTTTGAGATCGCCACTTTGTCCGTTTCGCACACGTGTATAAccgcaggtttttttttttttacagtccgTAATCTACGTATCGACGGCATACAGCAACTGCAACCGCTCAattatcgaagaaaaaatttactcaccgcCTATCTCAGGTAACATTAATAACGTCATTCGTTTACAACAACATATGtagttataaatatatgaaacAACGCTGCtcatatacacacgtatttgCATAATAGTTGCGATCCATCGATAAACAGTAAACAAATGTTACATAAATCCGAACGTGAATCGAACAATAGATTGATCATTCGATAACGTCTTGCAACAACATATTCACGTTTTATTCCATTATCTCCTACTTCTGCAAATTACTCATACAATTTTATTGTGAAAACAAATATCGTTATAGTTTTCTTTGAACATTGAATGATACTTATTACGAGTACCTCGCGCTTACCTTTGGCGCAAACTCTGTTTAACCGCGAATTTGTGCTTCAGGTGACACCCTTGGAAAGCTAGCGGAAGGTATGGACGAAGCTAAGCTGAACAAAATCACACCAACCCTTTTAGGAGATTATCCCAACACCTATGCGTTCACTAAAGCGATCGCAGAGTCAACGTCTAAGGAATACGGCAAGGATCTACCCTTGGGTATATTCAGACCAGCAATGGGTAAGCGGCGAATATGACGAATCCATCGTTTGTCAATATCATTCATTCGTGTATTTGTGATCAAATGAAACAATGATAATTACTGCGCAGTATGCGGTCAGTGGCTCAATTTACCAAATCAGACATCATTGAATTTATTGCATCAATATCCGAGCCTTTCTGCTCGACATTTTTTCGCGTCCATGCAACGTCACCTATAAATTCTGCAAGGTTTTCTCGAACCAGCATAAAACTCGATTACTACTGTCTAAAGTTGTCTCGACTGCCTACGAACCGGCCGAGGGCTGGATCGACAACGTCTTCGGGCCAACAGGTGGAATCGTCGGTGCCGGTGCTGGCCTTATCAGAACATTCAACGTGGACAGTGAATGCACCGCTGAATTAGTGCCCGTCGACATGACCGTAAATGCGCTGATTGCCACAGCTTGGGACATTGCTCTGAACAAGTGAGTGGTGATCTATGTCTCTCGCGGCGAACCTTGTTTTCTTGACTTTGCAATTAGACaatgaaaatagtaaaaagtGCAAGGATGTGCAAAAACTCACAGCGTCCAATTATTCCAGAAACATAACGACCGAACCTCCAACTTATAACTACGTAGCGACgacaaaaaacaagaacatCACCTGGGGCGAGTACAATGATTTGGCCCTCAAGTATGGAACACTGAGTCCAAGCACCCGCAGTATATGGTGCTACGTTAACTACACAACCAAGTACGTCATGCTCTACAATATACTGACGATACTTCTGCATCTCCTACCTGCGCTGCTTCTCGACACGGGTCTAGTTCTTACTGGCCAAAGTCCAAAGTGAGTATGAAATGAAGATAAAGATAGGCTGCGATATCTCGAGTTTGTTCGTCATTGTTgactaaataaattatttatatctaGGATGCTCAAGATATACAAAAAGATCCACAAATTTGCATCGTGCACTTCGTACTTTGCGCGAAACACATGGCAGTTCCAAACCGACAATGTACGAACACTTTGGAACAAATTAGCTACCGAAGACCAGaacacatttttcttttccatggAAGACTTCGACTGGGACAGCTATATGAAAAAGTACATAACCGGGCTAAGAACATACATTTTCAAGGATGATCCGAGCACGATTCCTGCCGCACGAAAGCGAATGGCAGTGTAAGAAaatcatcttctttttttgtagTCAAGGAAACGTCGCAAGTTTATGTCTTTGACCTCGTCTCTTTTCTCGACCGCTTTCACTGAAcggtatttttgaaatttacaggaTGAAGGTGCTCCACAATATTATCGTACACTCGTTCCTGGCGTTCGTACTCTGGAGCTGCTATAAATTAGTGTCGTTCGGTCTGTCCTTCGGCTATACAGCAGGAACGACTGCCGTCAATGAGAACATCGTAGCTGTTCGGTAAATCGAAGGATATTGATACCTCGAAGAGAAATACGGAGATGCTTGCTCAAGCCGAGAGAGAACTATAACACAGTTCCACGGAACTTATTATTCGTGAAATACGATGAATGGACATGGTGTCGTATCGGTTTTGTATAAATAACGACATAAGCAGCGcgtgaatatttcaaattgcaGTACACGCCTTGAAGATTAGAAAGTGAGTCCCGCGTcttgtttcaaaattgaaagtgCAGTAAGACCTAGAATAATATTTCGGACGACCGTCGTTTCGGAGAATTTCTTCACTCTatcttttttattcccttCCCAAGACAGAGAGTTTCGACATATCTGGATTTATAATCTCATGTGTAACAGTTGGTAATATTGCCGGCGGTTGAATGATATTTAGATAAACTGAATGCGAATAGTAATTTAGACGCGCCCGAGTCCAACTTTCAAGTTTCAAAGTTCGACACCAATTTTAAACCACGtatacacaaattttttttccgcggTCTGTAATCACTGAACTGGTCGCCTCTCTCTTCTGATTTACCAACTAACACGGTAAATTATTCTTGGTCAAATTGCTCGGCAGTGAGAGAAGACAAGCGAATAATGATTTATCTTTTCAAGAGCTCTCACGATGGTAATGAGAATCATTCACCCTCTCATGGTGATGGTAATTTGAACAGTTCTAAGAAGTATCTGAGATATCTCTGACGTGTGAGAACGTTTTTAGAATAATATAGTATACAGCGATAGTGCATGAAGTAGGCATCGGATAAGAACCACATGCAGCAGTCAAGGGTCGTAAGATGATTGTGAGTAAAAATACAAGCTACATAGAAAGGATTTAGATCAAGttttaaatttacaataaGTATAAACTAATTAACAATCATTGTACTCATCGCCTAAGGGCAGTGAGAGCAACTTCAATGATTCCATGGCGACCgataatttatacaaatatttaataGTTTGATTATGGCATACCTTATACGAGTTAGAACTGACTGTCGTTATCTTTTGCATTACTTCGACACAGGGGGTGGTCAATATTACTCGAAATCACTTTGTACTCTCTGAAATCAataatacgaaaataaaattctgaattagTTATAATCAAGGCAATCACTGGTAGTCCTCAAATCTTAGAAATCAtgagaaatttcgaaatcaaaGTAAAGTTTACATGTCAGGTAATGTCTCGTGATCACTCTATAAGGTGTAAGTAATCACGTGGCAATTTTTGCTCCGGATGAAACACCCCTCGCTCTAAAATTTTACCAGAGCAACCACTTGACGCTTTGCTGTATACGAAATGCAGCCAAGGTTTAGGCGATGTCTAGTAGCGCCAGTAAATGCTGTACTAGATTATAAAGAAGAACTGAAAATCGACTGACCTAACCTATTTATTAATTCAACATGTTTGCTTCATCCACGTATCGGTATTCGAATAATTTGTATAGTAACATATTATcatagattttattttatttttatgagcGGGAGAATTTTAATACGACAATAACGAAAGATAGACATTTTTTGCCAGTTTCCAAACCCCGATTTATTCTACAGCTTTACGTGATATAAATTAATGTTTAAGGATATCATTTTAATTATAAGCCGCATAAGTTTGTGTTATATTGCATACGAATATTGATTTATTAAACAGATTAtaagattttgtaaaatacgtgaaacaatacaaaaattaattcaataaaaatcgtCTATAGTCTACTTATATTATAGAAATTAAACTGTTAAGAGAAAATTGATCGACAGCGGACAGCCAAGAAGAACAGCTGTCGTGAAATGTGGCGGCGTCGAAAATCTTTTAGACTACACCTTCGCATCATACGTAGAACCTTCCGAATAAGATTGGGTTTGTATCCTTAAGTTGAACCCTAAGCGAAAACGAAAAGGGCAAGTTAACGTGTTCGAACTTCCACACGTCCAAATATCTGttaattctatttcaatcTCTTGCGAAAAACAGTCGCTGTTAGGAtaattttccaactttttttgaTTAATTACTTTGTAGAACAAAAATATCACTTTATTACCAGTCTCCAACTGAACAAAGATCCAAAGATATTCATACCTCATGTTGTTCCATTGGTatacagttttattttattgacgCGTGTTCACGGAGAGAAAACCGATCAACCGATTTTAGAACCGATCACCGTATTCGATATTACCAACAGCTGATGGTGAAAGACCGATGATTTTTCTGTACAGATGGCACGCAGAGCTAGTTCCCACTGGTTGTTACACGATACGATGTGTGTACCAGTCGATCAAACAGTCGATAAATCATTCTCAGAATATCGATCGTGAGTACAGTAGGTAAGTACGTAATTGATCATGAGTACAGCAGGTACATATGAATTTTCATATGTAGACGAATAATACCGATATTCCAAGAGTAATTCAAGTGCCGTTCTAATTATGCACCTTCAATGGAAGATTTTCCAATGCATCTCAGTCTGAATTAGTTCGTATAATAATGTCAGTGTACGTAACTCCGTGGCAAATATTACAATACATAATCGGTTGGTCATGTATCATACtgtcatataaaaaaatggcCACAGGTGTAAACCTCCACCACCGACGTCCTTCTCCTTATACTAATATGTAGGCAATAGTACAAATTGTGACTTAGaatttgtgagaaaaattctcaCATGATGTTCTGCCCCACGTActaatagataataataactatataatatatgtaaacaTATTAAGCACGGATTTTGCAACGTTATGTATAACGTAGTACGGGAATATGTGCATGATATCACGTATTCAAAATATCACGTTAAAAGGATGAACcgagtttttttcaaagtgtaaAAAACCCGGCTTACGCAAACATCGTGGTGAAGTGCCGAATACTGTACATCCTGAAGGGAGAGATCAT
The genomic region above belongs to Diprion similis isolate iyDipSimi1 chromosome 8, iyDipSimi1.1, whole genome shotgun sequence and contains:
- the LOC124408490 gene encoding fatty acyl-CoA reductase wat, which codes for MTIIAEDITSVRRTPIQEFYADQKVFITGGTGFLGKILVEKLLRSCPELSTIYLLIRTKKGKDVHNRLDDIFNDSIFDRLKSEQPKYRHKVVVVSGDCSLPNLGLSNDDRELLTREASIVFHVAATVRFDEQLKYATAINVNGTKEVLDICRSMYNLKSVIYVSTAYSNCNRSIIEEKIYSPPISGDTLGKLAEGMDEAKLNKITPTLLGDYPNTYAFTKAIAESTSKEYGKDLPLGIFRPAMVVSTAYEPAEGWIDNVFGPTGGIVGAGAGLIRTFNVDSECTAELVPVDMTVNALIATAWDIALNKNITTEPPTYNYVATTKNKNITWGEYNDLALKYGTLSPSTRSIWCYVNYTTKYVMLYNILTILLHLLPALLLDTGLVLTGQSPKMLKIYKKIHKFASCTSYFARNTWQFQTDNVRTLWNKLATEDQNTFFFSMEDFDWDSYMKKYITGLRTYIFKDDPSTIPAARKRMAVMKVLHNIIVHSFLAFVLWSCYKLVSFGLSFGYTAGTTAVNENIVAVR